From the genome of Fundulus heteroclitus isolate FHET01 chromosome 9, MU-UCD_Fhet_4.1, whole genome shotgun sequence, one region includes:
- the impact gene encoding protein IMPACT isoform X5, which yields MADIINPENEEDLQAQIEEVEALSSIYGDEWCVIDEASRIFCIKISSDAEEQKLTACLQIILPPDYPSAAPPIYQINAAWLRGSERAKLANSLEDIYVEHAGESILYLWVERIRDFLVEKSHCSESVVQQEEVNRTAEEEVEDDEDAPDFSILGVEKAHLFVDQPNDEEMPPVKHGSPITDRRSTFQPHLAPVVTPRQVKMVLEKLYENKKIASATHNIYAYRIYCEDKHSFLQDCEDDGETAAGGRLLHLLSWM from the exons ATCGAAGAGGTCGAGGCTTTGTCTTCTATCTATGGAGATGAGTGGTGTGTGATAGACGAAGCGTCCAGAATATTTTGCATCAAAATATCCAGCGACGCAGAGGAGCAGAAACTGACTGCATGCTTGCAG ATTATTCTTCCACCTGATTATCCAAGCGCAGCCCCGCCCATCTATCAGATCAA TGCAGCGTGGTTGCGAGGCTCCGAGAGGGCCAAATTGGCAAACAGCCTGGAAGACATCTACGT GGAGCATGCGGGGGAGAGCATCCTCTACCTGTGGGTGGAGAGAATCAGAGACTTTCTGGTGGAGAAGTCCCACTGTTCAGAATCAG TCGTCCAACAAGAAGAAGTGAACAGAACCGCCGAGGAGGAAGtggaagatgatgaagatgcgCCTGATTTCAGCATTCTCGGGGTAGAAAAGGCGCACCTCTTCGTGGATCAGCCAAACG ACGAAGAGATGCCTCCGGTAAAACACGGAAGCCCCATCACAGACCGACGCAGTACCTTCCAGCCCCATTTGGCACCTGTGGTCACTCCACGGCAG GTCAAAATGGTGCTGGAGAAACTTTATGAAAACAAGAAGATTGCCAGTGCCACTCATAATATTTATGCCTACAG GATCTACTGCGAGGACAAGCACAGCTTCCTGCAGGACTGCGAGGACGACGGCGAGACAGCCGCGGGGGGGAGATTGCTTCATTTGCT